A genomic region of Alicyclobacillus sp. SO9 contains the following coding sequences:
- a CDS encoding Gfo/Idh/MocA family protein — MIRWGILGAARIAEGELIPAIKQASNAELVAVASRDAAKGQAYAEKNGIGKVYSSYEDLLDSPDIDAVYIPLPNHLHAKWSIEAAKRGKHVLCEKPAALTADETRAMVEAANQHSVLWMEAFMYQFHPQWQRVGEIIDSGEIGDVKLIEAHFSFKLDRPGDIRWDPAKGGGSLYDVGSYAVHVCRALAGDEVPSQIEGAAVFKEDGMVDLTASAVMKFPNGIIAHLDSSFDVAGRQEVELAGSKGSLVISHAFRPDQGDAKLRITTSDGYREESVEQENMYRLQVEHFGNAVEQGLPLRNTPEQSIRNMEIIDAIYAAAGRKE; from the coding sequence ATGATTCGGTGGGGCATTTTGGGGGCGGCTCGAATTGCAGAAGGCGAGCTCATTCCGGCCATAAAGCAGGCGAGTAACGCGGAGTTGGTGGCAGTGGCCAGTCGAGACGCAGCCAAAGGACAAGCTTATGCAGAGAAGAATGGTATCGGCAAAGTCTACTCAAGCTACGAAGACTTGCTTGACAGCCCTGACATTGATGCGGTCTACATTCCGTTGCCCAACCATTTGCATGCGAAGTGGTCGATTGAAGCAGCGAAGCGAGGCAAACACGTGCTGTGTGAAAAACCTGCAGCTCTGACAGCTGATGAAACGAGAGCAATGGTAGAGGCAGCGAACCAGCACTCTGTCCTGTGGATGGAGGCATTTATGTATCAGTTTCATCCGCAATGGCAACGCGTCGGAGAAATTATTGACTCTGGAGAAATCGGCGATGTAAAGCTGATTGAAGCTCACTTCTCATTCAAGCTGGACAGACCTGGTGATATTCGCTGGGATCCCGCTAAAGGCGGCGGCTCCTTATATGACGTGGGCAGCTATGCGGTACATGTATGCCGGGCGCTGGCGGGGGATGAGGTCCCTTCGCAAATCGAAGGTGCTGCGGTGTTTAAGGAAGATGGGATGGTGGACCTTACGGCGTCTGCAGTCATGAAGTTTCCAAACGGCATTATTGCTCATCTGGACAGCTCCTTTGACGTGGCAGGCAGACAGGAAGTGGAGTTGGCAGGGAGCAAGGGGAGTTTGGTGATAAGCCATGCGTTCCGACCGGATCAAGGGGACGCAAAACTACGTATCACAACCTCCGACGGCTATCGAGAGGAGTCGGTGGAACAGGAGAACATGTATAGACTGCAAGTCGAACACTTCGGTAACGCAGTGGAACAAGGTCTTCCACTGCGAAATACTCCAGAGCAGTCTATACGCAATATGGAGATCATCGATGCCATCTACGCTGCTGCAGGGAGAAAAGAATGA
- a CDS encoding GDSL-type esterase/lipase family protein, translating into MADKGNSHQTLNIHKKRRTPSHTLIRMASVLSVAIALFLAGGFVYGAYAASGHTVGSRQKPAPSTISGTGSGTGASQGSASNGGIGTSQSGTSQGQSSGSGSQGAGGGKAAGSNTVRVVALGDSLTHGFGDTSGKGYVGDVIGHLKQQHYKVVQSNLGVDGLTSAGLLKQLKQPQVQQEIRKANLVLISIGGNDLNDAAGLPAIHTKKIQAAEKQFDANLGQIMSKLRKWNQKAPVLLVGLYNPYGDIQKIRNQTNRIVEQWNADELQITRKYADTVVVQTYDLFELNPAKFLYYDHFHPNQLGYERIAERLWQDIQGIPLAQK; encoded by the coding sequence GTGGCTGACAAGGGCAATTCACATCAGACTTTGAATATACATAAGAAACGTCGAACTCCATCCCACACCCTCATTCGTATGGCCAGTGTACTCAGTGTTGCAATTGCCCTGTTCCTCGCAGGTGGATTTGTATATGGTGCGTATGCTGCTTCGGGTCATACAGTTGGATCCCGTCAGAAGCCTGCACCTTCAACGATCTCAGGCACCGGCTCTGGTACCGGAGCCTCACAGGGATCCGCATCAAATGGCGGCATAGGCACCTCACAGTCAGGCACCTCACAGGGACAATCATCAGGGTCGGGCAGTCAGGGAGCCGGAGGCGGGAAGGCAGCGGGATCGAACACGGTGCGCGTTGTGGCTTTGGGTGACTCTTTAACCCACGGGTTTGGAGATACATCCGGAAAAGGATATGTTGGCGATGTCATTGGACACTTAAAGCAACAGCACTACAAAGTTGTGCAGTCCAATCTGGGTGTGGACGGATTGACTTCGGCCGGATTACTGAAACAATTGAAGCAACCTCAAGTACAGCAGGAGATAAGGAAGGCTAACCTCGTACTCATCTCCATCGGCGGAAACGATTTAAACGATGCTGCAGGACTGCCTGCCATTCATACCAAGAAGATTCAAGCTGCAGAAAAGCAGTTTGATGCGAACCTCGGCCAAATTATGTCGAAGCTTCGCAAGTGGAATCAGAAGGCCCCTGTTTTACTGGTTGGGCTGTACAATCCGTACGGTGATATTCAAAAGATCCGCAACCAAACCAACCGCATTGTTGAGCAGTGGAATGCAGATGAACTGCAAATTACTCGAAAATATGCAGATACAGTCGTTGTACAAACCTACGATCTCTTCGAGCTGAACCCAGCAAAGTTCCTTTATTACGATCACTTTCATCCAAATCAACTGGGCTACGAACGCATCGCCGAGCGGTTATGGCAGGACATTCAAGGCATCCCGCTGGCTCAAAAGTAA
- a CDS encoding dihydrodipicolinate synthase family protein, with translation MMGVIPAMVTPMHSNNQVNFRALMKYAKWLVQYDIAGLFALGTTGEGLLIPRDDWARTVLVTVQSAEGKCPVIIQCGGASFPDTQWRIETAVESGADAVAIIAPYFYRHSEKALERYFSEIFQRWPEVDFYLYNIPVYSNNVISPELFGTLFHRFANLKGIKDSTGSEKSLESFVRAAPDAVVYTGSEAILQEAYELGAAGSISGIAAALPEIVISAWKDVETEDFARAHQLKEAVNLFDSYSTIASVKAVLAELGFDVGKALPPLRTLDKSARVQLVQALADIGLDIKKLNLNS, from the coding sequence ATGATGGGCGTTATACCAGCGATGGTGACACCAATGCATTCCAACAACCAAGTGAATTTCCGTGCATTGATGAAGTATGCAAAATGGCTGGTTCAATACGATATTGCCGGGCTGTTTGCTTTGGGTACGACGGGTGAGGGGCTGTTGATACCAAGAGACGACTGGGCCCGTACAGTTTTGGTTACTGTGCAATCTGCTGAAGGAAAATGCCCGGTCATCATCCAGTGCGGCGGAGCGTCGTTTCCGGATACGCAGTGGCGAATTGAAACCGCAGTAGAAAGCGGTGCTGATGCCGTCGCAATAATAGCTCCATACTTCTATCGGCACAGTGAGAAGGCTTTGGAACGGTATTTTTCCGAAATTTTTCAGCGTTGGCCAGAGGTCGATTTCTACCTCTACAACATACCCGTTTACTCCAATAATGTAATTTCGCCAGAGTTGTTTGGAACACTGTTTCACAGGTTTGCGAACTTGAAGGGCATAAAGGATTCCACAGGCAGTGAAAAATCCTTGGAATCGTTTGTGCGCGCAGCACCTGATGCGGTCGTTTACACAGGCAGTGAAGCGATTTTGCAGGAAGCCTATGAACTGGGGGCAGCGGGGTCGATTTCCGGGATCGCTGCGGCACTCCCCGAAATCGTCATCAGTGCTTGGAAGGACGTCGAGACTGAGGACTTTGCCAGGGCACATCAACTGAAAGAAGCAGTCAATCTGTTTGACTCATATTCAACCATCGCGTCTGTAAAAGCTGTGCTTGCAGAGCTGGGATTCGACGTAGGCAAAGCTTTGCCGCCGCTGCGGACCCTGGATAAGTCTGCGCGAGTACAACTTGTGCAAGCGCTGGCTGATATTGGACTGGATATCAAGAAACTCAATCTGAATTCCTGA
- a CDS encoding S9 family peptidase: MHSMVIHEDSMVDGIPLSQFAPKQCASESLPTLFLYHGWDSAKDQYKELYLIRVFDPIRKIADLPHRPILLQHGTSDCIVPIDGQRKFYKELRKVYEGKSINLVEFQEIPRTNHYISLGMFEYAYKWIKGQLNG, encoded by the coding sequence ATGCATTCAATGGTCATACACGAAGATTCAATGGTTGACGGGATCCCGCTCTCTCAATTCGCACCTAAACAGTGTGCATCGGAATCGCTGCCTACACTTTTTCTGTATCACGGTTGGGATTCAGCTAAAGACCAATATAAAGAATTGTATCTGATTCGCGTGTTTGACCCTATACGGAAGATAGCAGACCTACCGCATCGTCCTATTCTCCTGCAACACGGTACTTCCGATTGCATCGTTCCGATAGACGGGCAGCGTAAGTTCTATAAGGAATTACGAAAGGTTTACGAGGGGAAAAGTATAAATTTAGTCGAATTTCAAGAAATCCCTAGAACGAATCACTATATCAGTCTTGGAATGTTTGAGTATGCGTACAAATGGATCAAAGGACAACTCAATGGCTGA
- a CDS encoding ABC transporter permease, producing MNFIHLVQNELTKMLKKRRFHVVLAILFVLMAVFSYAEHQASIQVTKQLGTADWHVHVQKQITHDANRLKSPFLTGTESAVIKAQMSEFQYELNHNIDPYAPGAPSFMKTFMDEGSLLLIPMLVVVIASDMVSSEMSGGTIKVLLTRGVPRWKVLASKLVALVFLTAMLIGAVGLSAYVVSGIFFGYQGFHLPIPMGFHTLANGTISVTHVYTITQWKYLIMTYGLGFISSLAVAVLSFMVSVLVRSTASSMGIMMAALISGTLLTSLASSWQTAKYLPVVNLQLSTYLNGSPPPVAGMNFSFSMVILTVWSIAALAVSFWVFTQRDILG from the coding sequence GTGAATTTCATCCACCTCGTTCAAAACGAATTGACAAAAATGTTGAAAAAGCGCCGGTTTCACGTTGTCCTTGCTATTTTGTTTGTCTTGATGGCCGTGTTTTCCTATGCAGAACACCAGGCCAGCATACAAGTCACAAAGCAACTTGGAACTGCAGACTGGCATGTACACGTCCAAAAGCAGATTACACACGATGCAAACAGATTGAAGAGCCCGTTTCTGACGGGTACCGAATCAGCAGTTATTAAGGCACAGATGTCCGAGTTTCAGTACGAATTAAACCACAACATTGACCCTTATGCACCGGGGGCTCCCAGTTTCATGAAAACCTTCATGGATGAAGGCAGCCTTTTGCTGATTCCGATGCTGGTTGTGGTCATTGCATCAGACATGGTGTCTTCGGAGATGAGCGGAGGTACCATTAAAGTCCTGCTGACTAGAGGCGTTCCCAGGTGGAAGGTCCTCGCCAGCAAGTTAGTGGCATTAGTCTTTTTAACTGCCATGCTGATTGGCGCCGTCGGTTTATCCGCCTATGTGGTCTCGGGCATCTTCTTCGGTTACCAGGGTTTTCACTTGCCCATACCCATGGGATTCCATACGCTGGCTAACGGTACCATCAGTGTCACTCACGTCTATACCATTACCCAGTGGAAGTATCTGATTATGACCTATGGGCTCGGGTTCATATCCAGCCTTGCCGTAGCGGTTCTATCGTTCATGGTCTCTGTTCTGGTTCGCTCCACTGCCTCTAGTATGGGGATTATGATGGCGGCCCTGATTTCCGGTACACTCCTGACGAGCCTGGCAAGTTCCTGGCAGACAGCAAAATACCTGCCCGTCGTCAATCTGCAGCTGAGTACCTATCTTAACGGCAGTCCGCCGCCCGTGGCAGGCATGAACTTCTCTTTCTCCATGGTAATCCTGACTGTGTGGAGCATTGCAGCATTGGCAGTGAGCTTCTGGGTCTTCACGCAACGAGACATCCTGGGATAG
- a CDS encoding S66 peptidase family protein — protein MRYPVLKPGAVVGVTAPSSGVQTALHNILKLACRRMEEKGYGIQCGETIWTQHKAKSAAAKVRADEFNAMMKDDEVDIIIPPWGGELLIEILEYIEFDSIPAKWILGYSDVSALLFTVTVKTGIATAHGTNLMDLRGEYSDETTAAWEAVLAAGGGGTVIQYSSEKYQTEWDHDNPSPCIYHLTEPTMWKTVSGITEHLKGRLLGGCIDVIRHLVGTPFGDVAAFREKFTRNEPILWYFENAEMNTVELRRSLVQMRLAGWFDHAAGIMFGRSSANQAVDGYTVEDVYRELSAELQLPIVYDVDCGHVPPQVTLINGARAEVEVEVEVNGEGRGKLVQHFV, from the coding sequence ATGAGGTATCCTGTCTTAAAACCAGGGGCTGTCGTTGGCGTCACAGCCCCCTCCTCCGGGGTACAAACTGCATTGCATAACATACTGAAACTTGCCTGCCGGAGAATGGAGGAAAAAGGCTACGGCATTCAGTGCGGAGAGACGATATGGACGCAGCACAAGGCCAAGTCCGCAGCAGCGAAAGTCCGTGCAGATGAATTCAACGCCATGATGAAAGATGATGAGGTCGATATCATCATTCCTCCTTGGGGAGGAGAATTGTTGATTGAAATCCTGGAATACATCGAGTTTGACTCCATTCCCGCAAAATGGATATTGGGGTACTCCGATGTGAGTGCACTACTGTTCACAGTGACCGTTAAGACTGGCATTGCCACTGCACACGGCACGAATCTGATGGACTTAAGAGGCGAGTATTCGGATGAGACAACGGCAGCTTGGGAGGCTGTTTTAGCTGCGGGTGGGGGTGGCACCGTGATCCAATATTCGTCAGAGAAGTATCAAACGGAATGGGATCACGATAATCCATCTCCCTGCATTTACCATCTGACAGAGCCTACAATGTGGAAGACGGTGTCTGGTATCACAGAACATTTGAAGGGACGCCTGCTTGGCGGGTGCATCGACGTCATCAGGCATTTGGTCGGAACACCATTTGGCGATGTGGCTGCGTTTCGAGAGAAATTCACACGCAACGAGCCCATCCTGTGGTACTTCGAGAATGCGGAGATGAACACTGTTGAGTTACGCAGATCGTTAGTCCAAATGAGACTAGCCGGCTGGTTTGACCACGCTGCCGGAATTATGTTTGGCCGCAGCAGCGCGAATCAAGCGGTAGACGGCTACACGGTAGAAGACGTCTATCGCGAACTTTCAGCAGAACTCCAACTTCCAATCGTCTATGACGTGGACTGCGGCCACGTTCCGCCCCAAGTGACGCTGATAAACGGTGCGCGTGCAGAGGTGGAGGTGGAAGTGGAGGTGAATGGAGAGGGCAGAGGAAAGCTGGTTCAGCATTTCGTCTGA
- a CDS encoding ABC transporter ATP-binding protein: protein MTQPVLEVNGLKKTIGRHEIVKDISFTVEAGQILGFLGPNGAGKTTTMRMLVGLIRPTAGSITINGHNLRKNSLAALRQVGCIVENPDLYPYLSGYDNLYQLAQMQGPGAVSRIEEVVDMVRLTDRIYDKVGTYSLGMRQRLGIAQALLNNPKLLILDEPTNGLDPAGIRELRTFLQELARDGMSIIISSHLLSEVELLCNYVAMIRNGELIRTGEIQALLAESSQSVDLYVYPLDTAQQVLQEALAESTTGMSSDPADSGSSSAGVESAQSDSAGSSSAGSDFSIEVVGQGSHQHLRCNLPESKITAATEKLIAAGCQIQQIIKQKATLEDVFLETTGVDA from the coding sequence ATGACACAACCGGTATTGGAAGTGAACGGACTTAAAAAGACCATTGGACGCCATGAGATTGTAAAAGACATCTCCTTTACCGTTGAGGCAGGACAAATTCTGGGATTTCTCGGACCGAACGGTGCAGGAAAGACGACAACCATGCGAATGCTTGTCGGTCTGATCCGCCCCACTGCAGGCAGTATTACCATTAACGGCCACAATCTTCGCAAAAATTCTCTCGCCGCATTGAGGCAAGTCGGTTGTATCGTGGAGAATCCTGACTTGTACCCCTATTTGTCCGGTTATGACAACTTGTACCAGCTGGCACAGATGCAAGGGCCAGGAGCCGTTTCACGCATTGAAGAAGTCGTTGATATGGTTCGATTAACGGATCGGATTTACGACAAAGTGGGTACATACTCCCTTGGCATGCGTCAACGCTTGGGCATTGCGCAAGCGCTCTTGAACAACCCAAAGTTGCTCATTCTGGACGAACCGACAAATGGTCTCGATCCCGCCGGCATCCGCGAACTCAGAACCTTTCTCCAAGAGCTTGCACGGGATGGCATGAGCATCATCATCAGCAGTCACCTATTGTCTGAAGTGGAGTTGTTGTGCAATTACGTAGCCATGATTCGAAACGGTGAATTGATTCGGACCGGAGAAATTCAGGCCCTCTTGGCCGAATCCTCACAATCCGTTGACTTGTATGTCTATCCATTGGATACGGCCCAACAGGTTCTGCAGGAAGCTCTGGCGGAGAGCACAACAGGGATGTCTTCTGATCCCGCCGACTCTGGCTCCAGTTCGGCTGGAGTGGAGTCGGCTCAGTCTGATTCCGCTGGCTCCAGTTCCGCTGGCTCCGACTTCTCGATTGAAGTCGTCGGCCAAGGATCTCATCAGCACTTGCGCTGTAACCTGCCTGAATCGAAGATAACTGCCGCAACCGAGAAATTAATTGCAGCCGGGTGCCAAATCCAGCAAATTATAAAACAGAAAGCCACGCTTGAAGACGTCTTTCTTGAGACAACGGGAGTTGACGCTTAA